The nucleotide sequence tttataactaaaatattatatcattttaaaaatcactcataatattgcatttaattaatGGAGGTGGAGATGAAACTAAACAAAACTTTGATGGTGGGGAGGGAGGGATTTACTAAATTCCTAAAGTGGGGCTCAATTTAAGTTGTAATGGTTTCCTGATTTAGAACAATACTTGTGGCTGTGGGCAATAGAGCAACAACATAGCTCTCAACAATATTTGTGTGCAATAGAGTGACAACATAGCTCTCAGCTAGAGTCTTGGAGACATGAGATGCCACATAATGATAGTagcaaaattataatattttacacCGAGCGATAGAAAAGAATAGAATAATTTATCGTGATAAATTTACGCGAACTTTTTAGGGGTCATCTATCCTTGAATTTTTTTAACTCAAGCAGGCTTAATCTCGGAGTTTTTTTTATCTACATTCAATCTAAAAGATATTCAATTAgtgttatttcattccttacttatcatcgatatatactactcttttTTGGACTGTTGGagtattacaaaaataatgacacttatttatgtaatatataaaataaaaaaatatagaataaattataattataataatttataaaagttatttttttttttttataacttaggTTTCGAGTTTCACTTAAGAATAGGCGACCTTTCCCTTAATTCGCTCATCAAGTAAATTTGAATACGATCAGAacctatacatatataaaataaaatatttaattcaaattttcacATATCAAATGttacaataaaaatttaattcttaataTTTTGTCGAACTTCACATACTTATCGCTGAGTCATGCCTGTGACGGCAGTTGACCCCTTTTTTCCTTGTGTGTATAGAGAGAGACCACTTGCTGCATGCGGCATTCCCAAGGCCGAACAAGATGGCCATCCCACTGTCCATCCTTCCCGCGAAAAACTTGGCAACTATCATCCCCCAGTTTCCGGagaaccctaaaaccctaattCTGGAACAATGCAAGACCATCAAAGATCTCAACCAAATCCACGCCCATCTCATCAAAAACCGCCTCCTTCACGACCCCGGCGTCGCCGAAAACCTCCTCGAGTCCGCCGCCATCCTTGCCCCGGAGCCCATGGACTATGCCGTCTCCATTTTCGACAAACTCGAGGAGCCCAATTCACCGGCTTATAACATCATGATCAGAGGCTTCACATTGAAGCAGTCTCCCAATGAAGCTGTTCTTTTGTTCAAGGAGATGTGCGAAAGGTCCGCTCGACCCGATGGATTCACTTTCCCTTGTGTTTTGAAGGCTTGTTCTAGGCTACAAGCTTTGAAGGAGGGCGAGCAGATCCACGCCCAATTATGGAAATTGGGATTTGGGTCGAACGGGTTTGTTGAGAATTCCTTGATTCATCTGTATGCGACTTGTGGTGAAGTAGGAGTTGCCCGCCGCCTGTTCGACGGAATGTCTGAGAGGGGTATTATTACGTGGAATTCGATGTTTGCAGGGTACAGTAAGAGTGGTTATTGGCAGGAGGTTATGAGACTATTCCATGAGATGCTGGAAATGGATGTGGAGTTTGATGAGGTTACTCTGGTTTGTGTTTTGACTGCGTGTGGAAGGTTGGCTGATATAGAATTGGGCGAATGGATCGGTGAGTATGTCGAGGCAAATGGTCTAAGTGGGAATCCTACTTTGATGACTTCACTTGTTGATATGTATGCAAAATGTGGTCATGTGGATAAAGCGCGGAACTTGTTTGATCAGATGCCCCGGAAGGATGTTGTCGCGTGGAGTGCCATGATCTCTGGTTATAACCAAGCAAGCCGATGCAGGGATGCGCTTGAACTGTTTCATGAAATGCAAAAGGCCAATGCAGAACCAAATGAGGTCACTATGGTTAGTGTTCTTTGTTCCTGTACTGTTCTTGGAGCTGTGGAAACCGGTAAATGGGTGCATTCCtacataaagaagaagaggatgaagCTCACTGTGACCCTTGGAACCGCGCTCGTGGATTTCTATGCGAAATGTGGGTCTGTCGAGAGTGCAATAGAGGTGTTCAGAAATATGCCTTTGAGGAATGTTTTGTCATGGACCGTGTTGATTCAATGCCTTGCTAGCAATGGACAAGGGAAAAGAGCCATCAAGTTCTTCAACTTGATGCTGGAAAAGAACATTCCACCAAATGATGTTACTTTCATAAGTGTTCTCCGTGCCTGTAGTCACACAGGTTTGGTTGATGAGGGCCGACGTTTATTTGTCAGTATGAGTAGGGATTTTGGAATTGAACCAAGAATCGAACACTATGGGTGCATGGTTGATATCCTTGGTCGAGCAGGGCTGATAGAAGAGGCATACCAGTTTATAGAGGACATGCCCATTAAACCCAATGCTATTATATGGAGAACATTGCTGGCTTCATGCAGGGTTCACAAAAATATCGAAATTGGGGAAGAATCACTGAAAAATGTGGTCAGGTTAGAACCTGCACATAGCGGCGATTACATTCTTCTATCAAATATTTATGCATCTGTGGGTAGGTGGGAGGATGCCTCAAGAGTCAGAACTCagatgagagagaaagggatCGAGAAGATTCCAGGTTGTAGCGTGATTGAATTAGATGGAGTCGTTCATGAGTTCTTCGCTGAAGACAATGTCCATCCCGACTCGGAAGAGGTGTATTATGCAACTGAAAACATGATGAAAGAGATCAAGTTGGCTGGATATGTGCCCAACACATCAGAGGCAAGACTGGATGCAGAGGAAGATGACAAAGAAACTTCAGTGTCTCACCACAGTGAGAAGTTAGCCATTGCCTTTGGGCTTATAAGGACTTGTCCGGGTACTACAATAAGAATATCAAAGAACCTTAGAATATGTTGTGATTGTCACAATGCAACGAAGATGGCATCAAAAGTTTTCAGCAGAGAAATTGTTGTTAGGGATAGAAACCGCTTCCACCACTTCAAGGACGGGTCATGTTCGTGTAATGACTACTGGTGAATTAAACTCGTCATTATCAAACACTTTTTGCACTATGAGAGGCAAATTTAACTCCAAAGACTTGAAAGCCTCAAAAAGGTTACCTGATTACTGAGGCTTCAACTTAGTTTGCGCGTCTTACAATGGGCCTCCAGTGGCACCACAATAGCAGCAAACCTTGATGCCTTGTGGTAATGGTAATCTTAAATGTTCCAAATCAATGATATGTCATCACACATGTCAATGCAAAGGTAAATGCACCTTCATTATCTTTATACTCAATATAAGTCTTTCTACTTAAAAACTTGTGCGGGCTTACTGTGATTTGTATGCAAAAATGTCTTAAGATATGGCAACATTTTCGTTAATCATATGTTAAGCTCGAAGCTGCTCCTGCAAACATTAGCTATGCAGAAATATTTCTATGGTAGGACGCATTACCAAACAGAGTGCTGAGTTACATAGCCAAACCAAGCGTACAAGGATGAGTTTCaagtgaaagaaaataaaaacctcGCCAACATACAAACTACGCAGAGAAtccacacacaaacacacacacccCCGTTGGAACAGTTTGGCACCTGTTGACACACGAGAGGATAGGAGAAGAAACAAACCCTAAACCTGATTCTTGCTACTCTTCCATTTATTATTGGCTGCAAATCATCAAGTAACTTAAGACTACTCATGCCTTCTCCCCATTGATGAGATCCAGGACTACACGCTTGATACTCCCATTATTCTTCTTCAGCAGCTTCTTGTTCATCTCTTTGTCATGGAAACCCTGCAACTCATTGGAATAATGAATTAGGGAAGAAGAAATATAGCCGATGCTGGATTACAGTGTGTGGATAAAAAGCTTACCATCTCCTTCAGCTCCACGAGGATGGGATCCCACTCAGCAACACCACACAGTTCATCAACCGACTGCTCCAAGTCATACTCGTTCATCCTCAAGATTTCTTTGTTCAGATCAACTTGTTTAAAGCCCATATCCTCCAGTTCCTTGAGTAGGGTCTGCTCAACATCTTTGTCTCCACTGGCTCCCTGGGCTGATGATGCTAGAACATCGGGAAATGTTGATACACGGGAAGTAGAAGCTGGAGCTTCAGACCAATCAGTGAGAGTGTAAGAACCAGATGGAGGAGCCTCTGGAGGAACAATGTTAGA is from Diospyros lotus cultivar Yz01 chromosome 2, ASM1463336v1, whole genome shotgun sequence and encodes:
- the LOC127794511 gene encoding pentatricopeptide repeat-containing protein At1g08070, chloroplastic-like; protein product: MAIPLSILPAKNLATIIPQFPENPKTLILEQCKTIKDLNQIHAHLIKNRLLHDPGVAENLLESAAILAPEPMDYAVSIFDKLEEPNSPAYNIMIRGFTLKQSPNEAVLLFKEMCERSARPDGFTFPCVLKACSRLQALKEGEQIHAQLWKLGFGSNGFVENSLIHLYATCGEVGVARRLFDGMSERGIITWNSMFAGYSKSGYWQEVMRLFHEMLEMDVEFDEVTLVCVLTACGRLADIELGEWIGEYVEANGLSGNPTLMTSLVDMYAKCGHVDKARNLFDQMPRKDVVAWSAMISGYNQASRCRDALELFHEMQKANAEPNEVTMVSVLCSCTVLGAVETGKWVHSYIKKKRMKLTVTLGTALVDFYAKCGSVESAIEVFRNMPLRNVLSWTVLIQCLASNGQGKRAIKFFNLMLEKNIPPNDVTFISVLRACSHTGLVDEGRRLFVSMSRDFGIEPRIEHYGCMVDILGRAGLIEEAYQFIEDMPIKPNAIIWRTLLASCRVHKNIEIGEESLKNVVRLEPAHSGDYILLSNIYASVGRWEDASRVRTQMREKGIEKIPGCSVIELDGVVHEFFAEDNVHPDSEEVYYATENMMKEIKLAGYVPNTSEARLDAEEDDKETSVSHHSEKLAIAFGLIRTCPGTTIRISKNLRICCDCHNATKMASKVFSREIVVRDRNRFHHFKDGSCSCNDYW